A genome region from Streptomyces sp. NBC_00878 includes the following:
- a CDS encoding FkbO/Hyg5 family chorismatase has protein sequence MPAIAPFCTFEKIGAPRPVDAPVLGVVEHTVRQADPCLTEGHPLLAVHTATDTDQEFAEVWRARGPVRTGARDGIAFGHDGQHLFGAARIPSAGTYAEATERLYAAVFALVRAEGYPTVFRFWAYINHINAPNAEGLETYRDFCVGRARAVHANGVDPATMPAATGIGTHGGGIVCYFLAARDGTRVNLDNPRMATAHAYPADYGPRPPIFARATALGGRLYVSATASIRGHETAHRGDVAAQCRVALENIAAVIGRDNLARHGLSAGHTLADLDAVKVYVRHREDLEPVRRMCVAALSPAAGLGVLQTDIAREDLLVEIEAIVP, from the coding sequence GTGCCAGCTATCGCGCCGTTCTGCACATTCGAGAAGATTGGCGCGCCGCGCCCGGTGGACGCGCCCGTCCTGGGCGTCGTCGAGCACACCGTCCGGCAGGCCGACCCGTGCCTCACCGAGGGGCATCCCCTGCTGGCCGTGCACACCGCCACCGATACCGATCAGGAGTTCGCCGAGGTGTGGCGCGCCCGTGGTCCGGTGCGCACCGGCGCCCGCGACGGGATCGCCTTCGGTCACGACGGGCAGCACCTGTTCGGCGCGGCCCGGATCCCCTCCGCCGGCACCTACGCGGAGGCCACCGAGCGGCTGTACGCGGCGGTGTTCGCGCTGGTGCGGGCCGAGGGCTATCCGACGGTGTTCCGGTTCTGGGCGTACATCAACCACATCAACGCGCCGAACGCCGAGGGCCTGGAGACCTACCGCGACTTCTGCGTGGGCCGGGCGCGGGCGGTGCACGCGAACGGGGTGGACCCGGCTACGATGCCGGCCGCGACGGGCATCGGCACCCACGGCGGCGGCATCGTCTGCTACTTCCTGGCCGCACGGGACGGGACCCGGGTCAACCTGGACAACCCGCGGATGGCCACCGCGCACGCCTACCCGGCCGACTACGGACCCCGGCCACCCATCTTCGCCCGCGCGACCGCCCTGGGCGGCCGGCTGTACGTGTCCGCGACGGCGAGCATCCGCGGCCACGAGACCGCCCACCGCGGCGACGTCGCCGCGCAGTGCCGGGTGGCCCTGGAGAACATCGCCGCCGTGATCGGCCGCGACAACCTGGCCCGGCACGGCCTGTCGGCGGGCCACACGCTGGCCGACCTGGACGCCGTGAAGGTATACGTCCGCCACCGCGAGGACCTGGAGCCGGTGCGCCGCATGTGCGTGGCGGCCCTGTCCCCGGCGGCCGGGCTGGGCGTGCTGCAGACCGACATCGCTCGCGAGGACCTGCTCGTCGAGATCGAGGCAATCGTGCCCTGA